The region GGTAACTGTTGCCTTGAATTTTAGATGCTTGTAGTTTCAAGAAGTTCTTGAGTCTTGACGCATTGCTTTCATTTGCCCAGGGGTTTAAGATGTGCAGGTACTTGTTTGTCAGATGTGATAATGAACCGGCACCATGGACAAGGTCAGTTATAATGTTATATTAAGTTGCTTCTTCTTATTCCTCTACAACTAGTTCTTTTGTGATCTCTCCAATCCTGTAATACAGTGATGAACATGGAGACCGCACAAGGCCTCTTCCAGACATTCCTGAGCTTAAAAAGGCACTTGATGTTTTTGAGAGGACAGAAAGTCCATCATGGGACTATGATGTaagatgtaattttttttctttcttttaatgCTATCGACAATATTATTGGATTGTAGCTGGTATGGAGTAAGTTTAATTTGACATGAGACTGTTGCTAAGCAACAATGGAATCCCcaagtacattatatattctACTGCTTACGAATATGGTTATATTTTTTAGTGTCTTTCCTTTGGAGCTTTACAGtaattgtttttagttttataGAGCTAATACAGAGATTGTTTCCTTACCTGGATGCTATGTGTTTGAACAGGAGGCGGAAGGACGCTGGAGATGGAAGAAGCCACCACCTCCTAGCAAACAGAAACAAGTAGTTGAAGGAAATCCTGAGGACAGAAAAAGGGCAAGGAAGGCAATAAAGAGAGCTCAGCATTTATCTCTCAAAGAGAGACTTTTGAAAGGTCAGAGCATTCTATCACCATCTATTGTGGTTATTGTCCTAAAACATGCTCACTTTGGTATTTTCCTCACCTGTTTTTACCTTTTAACTATTTAAGAATAAATGTGTACTTTTGCTGAGTGTGAATTAATGCCTTAAAGCTTCTTCCAATCTTTAAATCTGTGTGGTGCAGGATTCAGCTGCCTTCTTTGTGGCAATGTCTTGAATGTACCCCTCACAACACCTTGTGCTCATAACTTCTGCAAGGCTTGCCTAGATGGGGCATTTGAAGGCCAAAAGTTCACAAGAGAGAGGGGATGCCAGAATGGAAGGAAACTTCGCTCCCAAAAGAATATCATGAAATGTCCTGTATGCTCAGTGGACATATCTGAGTTTCTACAGAATCCTCAGGTTTTCAGACGCATGTTACAGGAATAGTTTCTCTATGTTGACCGTAAGTCTACTATAGTGCTTATATTACTTTCGTGTGTGCAGGTTAATAGAGAACTAATGGATGCCATTGAGAAACTTCAAAGTACTGCTAATCAGGAAGACAATGACACAGAGTGTTCTTCTGATGAGGAAGCTAATGCGACTGAGATGGGCCCCACCAAAACTTCGCCCGAGAGTTCAGGCATAGAAATGCCAACTGCTGGCGCTGAAGACATGCATGCAAATGCTTCAGAAGAGAACAGCAAGAATGCAACTGAGGAGAAGCCAGAGAAAACAAACAAGAGGAGAAAAACCGAGGCTGGGGAAAGCTCAAACAGTGTTGATAATGATGTTGCAGATAAGGTAAATTCCAACGAGTCTTGTAATGGCAACAACCTGAAAGTTGCAGAAGACAACGGGCATGGGAATGGTGATAACTTGCAAGCTGCCAGTGAAGGAAGCGGAAAGCCTTGTAATGGCAACAACCTGCAAGTTGAAGAAGAAAACGGGCATGGAAATGGTGCTAACTTGCAAGTCGCCAGTGAAGGAAATGAAAAGCCAAAAGCTGGTCGGAGAGGACGACCAAAAGGTAGTACTAATAAGAAGTCTCACTAATGAAATAGAGCGTAGGCCATTGCCTAATTGGTGCTAATGTTCTTGTTTAGCCTTTTGTTTTGGCTCTCTAATTACATTTACTAGCCAGGTAGCCCCCATACTAACCAAGcatggttttttgtttttttttttggttagaaACATGAGGCTACTGACTATGGTTGCTTCTGCATCCAATTTTGATCTATTTTGGATGCAAATTTGAAGATTTAAGAAATGGGTGattttgcttttaaaaaaataggtgattttaaaaagaaatgggTAGTTATTATCAGATTATCTACCTAACTGTGCTCCGGTCTACCTAGGCCTATGTCCGTTTGAATTTTTGTGAAAAATATTACGGtttttggttaaatttttttaataaataattttagataGATCAAAATACCGTAAAATTTTGGTATAGGGGTtaagtgtatttttttaaattatttgtgaaaaatataattggctcttttaaattcaaaatttttaattaaatatgtgaattataGTAGGTTCAAGGGAGTATATCTAGATTGATTGATGagattattttgcatttttgcaAGAAGGTAAATGAGTAGAAAAGAGGGGCAATTAATTTTGCAAATACTGaattgtatgtgtgtgtatatatatgtggggggtggggtggggagGGGGAGGCAAGTTCTCATGTAGACAAATTTGGTCCTTTCATCTAAACATGATAAAAGGCTGAAAATGGTTGAAATTTAAAATGACTCGTGTTATTACgattatgtatttaaaaatgCATGACAATACGTTTAGAAATGCTTGACGGTGCAAGGCATTAAATGATTCTCATCGCCTTTCTCTCGCGTCATTACgataatattttttatgcttTATATACCGGATTGTTGGGtcatgttaaatttttaaaacaaaagtaTCAGTTATAATTAACTTTAGTATTAGGTGTTATTCAAGGTGTTATATACCGAAATAAAATGATTAATGTTTCGAGAGGGAAATGGTTCGAAACGAttctattttaaaaatcaatttagaatacaataattaaattattaatttacaaagttatccttaaaataattgaacataCCCCTTAAATCTAGCACGAGAACTAAATTTGACACTACCAGAAAAGTTTCAATTCAAATGTGGTTAGCGCAAAAATTATCCAACATTACCCTTCATGGGTAAAAATAACGTTAtctatttaattaacaaaattcacaTAATAAGAAACAAGGAGCTGAAACCTTACGAACGAAATACAAAAAGGCCCTTGCTTTGGCACCGCAAACACATTGAAATCAGAAATCAAACATGACTATTTTTGTACAGAAAATGCACATGCCTTTATACAGTTGGATGAGCTCGCACATATGCCAGAAACTGAGAAGGAAGCTCTGCTAAAAGTGATTGAACAACAGACATCTCTCCACCTACAAGACCATGCAAAGGAATCAGATTATACACTCGACTTCCTACTTTTTGTTTGGCAAACCGAATCAGAATTAAACATTTTCAGTACGAAATTATTAAACAAGCTTGTTCATCATAATTTTGTATAAATTCTAGGCTTTGTATGAGTATGGACTTGGTTCAGTTACCGTTTTCAGAGGTCCCTAACAAAGATTTCAGCTTAGTGGTTTACAGGGTTGACTTACTTTGCATATCTCGTAATGGGACAAATTGAACAATATCGCGGGATGCAACCTTTCCAAATGAGTTTTCAAGTCTATCACCTTTATCGGCATCTAATATCTGAAATAAAAGATATAAATGTTGAAAAGTGAAATCTTGTGTATTGTGTAAGGAAGACAAACAAGAATACCTCCATTTCCTTGAAGTCAGCTCCTCCCACTCCAACAATAAGAATTGACAATGGCAGATCTGATGCCCTAATAATGGCATCCTTTGTCTCTTCCAGATCAGTTATGACTCCATCCTACAATTTTTTTCACAAAAACAAGGAACTTAGTTTGCATAGGTATGTGCATGTAATGTAAGGTACTCAAGCAATTATAAAGTGAGAAATTGGTCGCTTCAACGTCACATTTTTGTTTCAACTGAAAGCTAACAAAATTGAGACGAGTAATCCAGTAGTAAAAAGGCATACCGTGATTATTAATAAGATGTAATACTTTTGTTCTTTTCTAGTTGCAGATTCACCAGCTATCTGTGCTGCTGCATTTATCACTGGTCCAAATAAAGTTGGTCCAGCAAGTGATACATTGAAAAGGGCATTTGTATAGGCCATCATAATTCCCTGGATTCCTTCAACCTGAGATAATAATAAAAGCCCATGATAAAAGATGTTGGCAGTTAGCGGAAGCACAAAATTCAAGAAGCCAACAGTGAACAAGTATCTTAAAAAATGGTATTCATGTGAAGTTACCTCACAGTAACTAGTGCTTCCATTCAAGTTGAAGCAATGGGAGACTGGACCATCAATTGGTCGTGCTCCAAATCCCCATGCAGGAAAGCGTTTGTCTGAATCATAAAACTGCAATACTCCTCCAACCTCTGTGATTGCCTGAAATCAGAAAATCATGATTGCATGATTCATATAAGAAAAAACCTTCTAAATTGTAACATGGGAGATCAGTGTCTCACTCTTTGATATGCATTCGGACGTCCTGAAGGATCAATATAATGCAGTGAATCAGATAGGCGTGGATTTCCATTTGAAGCTAATAAACAGGAACAGAAGTCAGAGGAATACATTCTACATGCCAAAGGATGTTAGTGCAAAATTATCTTGGAATTTTTTGAAGGATTATTCATAAAGAATGATTCTTTCATAGCCCTGGAGAGTGTGCACAAGTGTAAATATATCCCCACAAGAATTCGCATTATATACCAGTAAAGTCAATGGCCACCATGAAGTTAAGTTCATAGCCTGATGCCAAGTAATCAAGGAAGGAATGCTGGATTTTTTCAGAAAACTTTTCAACAAACAGCTGACTCTTTATAACCTGAACTCAAATCATAGAGCACGTTTAGTGCAAGCCAAAACTTGAAATAGATGACAAATTTTATTGACTATTCCATTAGTTACCTTGTTCTGATGTGATGTCCCAACAGTAGTGGGTATAAAGAAATTTGCCCCTGCCCTGGAAGCATGTAATTTTTCCAACTCTGAGAGTGATTTTTGAACCTTTCTGAACATGCAATAGGAGCAAAATCAGAACTTGTCTGTAAAGGTGTAGAAAGGATACTGCAAAAGAATAAACAGGAGTTATTTACCCAAGCAAGTCATGTCTTCCGTTGCTATTGAAGTCGTAACATTCAATAGTCAATGGGCTGTCCTGCATGAATCCAAGAGGCATTAAACGGCAGTGCAATTTAAGTTATGGGGGAGAAGGATGTTTGGAAAAAAAGTAGTACTGTTCTTGTAAATGGCAAATGCAACTTATCAAGCAAAAGTATGACTACAACATGAACAAGACAGACAGCTCCTAAAACTGAGAGAAAACTTCAATTTTCACAGAGATGCATCAATGCTTCCAGGGTCAGCCCCAAAAAGGCAGCAGATAACATCATCCCATTCAGAGGACATAAGCAACCAACTCCACCAAATCTAGTGGGTTATAGGTCGAGATGCacaaaataacattaaaatcaCGGCATGCACTCTAAATGCATCCTATTATACCAAGCAAAGGTATTCTTA is a window of Ipomoea triloba cultivar NCNSP0323 chromosome 11, ASM357664v1 DNA encoding:
- the LOC115997364 gene encoding protein BONZAI 1-like; the protein is MGNCCSDAAAAGQSALGGNRSFRANPADAAHDAVDAFLKSRGYQGLFSQIELSLSASNLSDRDVLSKSDPMAVVYTKGKDGSLQELGRTEVVLNSLNPKWITKFTMTYQFEMVQNLVFHVYDVDTHIHHQDVKMLKLEEQDFLGEASCTLSAIVTKPSRSITLDLLDREKSSATTHAQRFGKLTICAEESVTSKTTVELIFRCSDLESRDLFSKSDPFLVVLKTTEGGQAVPICKTEVLKNNHSPKWKPVYLSIQQVGSKDSPLTIECYDFNSNGRHDLLGKVQKSLSELEKLHASRAGANFFIPTTVGTSHQNKVIKSQLFVEKFSEKIQHSFLDYLASGYELNFMVAIDFTASNGNPRLSDSLHYIDPSGRPNAYQRAITEVGGVLQFYDSDKRFPAWGFGARPIDGPVSHCFNLNGSTSYCEVEGIQGIMMAYTNALFNVSLAGPTLFGPVINAAAQIAGESATRKEQKYYILLIITDGVITDLEETKDAIIRASDLPLSILIVGVGGADFKEMEILDADKGDRLENSFGKVASRDIVQFVPLRDMQSGEMSVVQSLLAELPSQFLAYVRAHPTV
- the LOC115995750 gene encoding E3 ubiquitin-protein ligase ORTHRUS 2-like isoform X2; protein product: MCYPCLERASNARSVCSFRIGLLRMFQTPCGHNFCLKCFQKWIGQGKRTCAKCRRKFPPEMVNQPRINSTLVAAIRMAKVSRTIATGVPQSVYHYICNQDRPDNPFTTDRAKKNGMANASSGRTFVTVPKDHFGPIPAENDPERNQGVLVGESWKFRVECCQWGIHRPPVAGIAGQSKYGAQSVVLSGGYEDDEDHGEWFLYTGSGGRDLSGNKRTNKNQSFDQTFDNNNQALLVSCEKGYPVRVVRSEKEKRSSYAPEKYLRYDGVYRIEKCWRKIGKQGFKMCRYLFVRCDNEPAPWTSDEHGDRTRPLPDIPELKKALDVFERTESPSWDYDEAEGRWRWKKPPPPSKQKQVVEGNPEDRKRARKAIKRAQHLSLKERLLKGFSCLLCGNVLNVPLTTPCAHNFCKACLDGAFEGQKFTRERGCQNGRKLRSQKNIMKCPVCSVDISEFLQNPQVNRELMDAIEKLQSTANQEDNDTECSSDEEANATEMGPTKTSPESSGIEMPTAGAEDMHANASEENSKNATEEKPEKTNKRRKTEAGESSNSVDNDVADKVNSNESCNGNNLKVAEDNGHGNGDNLQAASEGSGKPCNGNNLQVEEENGHGNGANLQVASEGNEKPKAGRRGRPKGSTNKKSH